The segment CTGAGATGTCGCGCAGCGAGAAGCCGAGGCGCTTGCCGCGGAGGATGAGGATGAGGCGCGCCCTGTCTCTCCGGCGGAAGACGCGGGTGGCGCCGACGCGCTCGGGGGCGAGCAGACCCTTGGCTTCGTAGAAGCGGATGGCGCGGGTGGAAATGCCGAACTCCTTGGAGAGTTCGGCGATCGCGAAAAGGTCGCGAGTGTCCTGGACGGTGCGGTTCACTTTTTGGCTCGCGTTTGCGCGTATTCCTCGCGCAGTTCCTTTTTGGACAGCTTGCCGATCAGGGTCTTGGGCAGGGCGTCCTTGAAGATGATTTCCTTGGGCATTTCGATCTTGTTGAGGCGCTCGGTGAGGAATTTCTTGAGCGCGTCCTCTGTCACAGATTGGCCTTCGCGCAGCTTGACGAAGGCGACTGGGGCTTCGCCGCGATAGTCGTCGGGGACGCCGATGACATTGGTTTCCTCGACAGCTTCGTGAGTCATCAGTGCTTCCTCGATGGTGCGCGGATAGACGTTGAAGCCGGAGCAGATGATGAGATCCTTGATGCGATCGACAAGGAAGACATAGCCGTCCTCGTCCATGTGGCCGACGTCGCCGGTGCGCAGCCAGCCCTGCATGAAGGCGGCATCCGTCGCTTCCTCGTCGTCGTAATAGGCGGGCATGACCTGCGGACCGCGAACCTGGAGTTCGCCATCTTCGCCAATGCCCACGGGTTCGCCGCTGTCGACGCCGACAAAGCGGATATCGGTGCCGGGGAGGGGGAGGCCGATGGACATGGGTTTGCTGGGTTTGC is part of the uncultured Devosia sp. genome and harbors:
- a CDS encoding MerR family DNA-binding protein, with the translated sequence MNRTVQDTRDLFAIAELSKEFGISTRAIRFYEAKGLLAPERVGATRVFRRRDRARLILILRGKRLGFSLRDISDYLSLYDADRGQQVHLLTAKVDERLASLEAQLLDLQTTIAELREIKKLADERLEKAG